The genomic DNA taataaatttaataatatttgttggttgaaaatatataattattatccaACAcgaaatacaaacaaaaatatagtttcataaataatacCATTGTAGTTATTTTTTGGggattttttattagatttttaatatttgttttaatataaaatgtatgATCACTCGTAATAATAATATCCatttcaacttttaaaatttaaaaggttACAAGTTAAAATCCAACCATACAactgtattataatataaaattaattttttaatattttattaatgacatgaaaacataattttcaatttcatttaaaatactttgtttaataattgaacaattaacatttttttaatcactCAGATTATTTAAGCTATTTTAGtaatttagaatattatataattttagatccataaaatattagattttaataaCAAAGGAGATATAAgtaattgattaataaatttaaaatttaatatgggtaagaattataaattataaatataatcgGAAAAAAGTTCACATGTAGATGTACAACTAGCTTtagatcatttaaacatacatactatatgaaaaataaattcttattttaataaataaagttaatttttatttttttatttatatatttttaattaaatattaatatattttatctctccttttctttttattaattaaacaatttaaatttatctcattcttaaattttatattatttttatatttttcttagtccttaaaatattattttttaaaagattttaacaacttatttatgaattttataatgttatttaatttaatatgaacaaaattgaaagtaataattttttgtttaattttttattcatgacttataatagtaaaaaatattgtttagtctaatatttgattattacttttttgttgtttgattatgagttgctattattattcaatgcttaattattaattaatttgtttttgtattgaAAGATTTTTATATTGAAAGATTTTTGTTGATGAATATATTCCATCATTGGAACCaaacaattaaaacaattaataattaatgttaatataagaaaaagaaacataaagttaaaataatatatatatatatatatataataataaaataagaaatttatgaaaaagttaaaaatagaGAGTcgattaattaatgaaaatgaatggtagaaaaaatatattaatatttaattaataaatatataaattaaaaaataaaaattaactttgtttACTAAGTTAAATAAGTCTATTTTTATAATacgtatgtttaaatgatcttttattaatatatacgtGTAAGTGAGCTTTTTCTCAATATAACCATAGCTCGTTTATATGAAACGTGGCGACTTTCAACGAAACAAAAtgttatacaaatattattatgatgatgGAAGAAAGCGAAAggtgttagattaaattaaataaagaaaaaagtaaaactaattaaaagagaaataattagttaaggaaaaacattttaataaacttaggtaaataagtttaattcaatatgacatagttttcatgatgtggtctgaacaaaaataagttatagTCCGAACAAACTAACCTATGGTTTGAACAAGaactaagttgtgtaatttGTCTTTGTATATGTACAACCCAAAAGACGTAGCGCGAGTAGACGGAGtctgaacttcatcagacgggttgtctgaagaagagcgcgAGCATACGGAGTCTGAACTTCATCAGACaggttgtctgaagaagagcgcgAGCATACGGAGtctgaacttcatcagacgggttgtctgaagaagagcgcgagcagacggagtctgaacttcatcagacgggttGTCTGAATAAGAGCGCGACCAGACGGAGtctgaacttcatcagacgggttgtctgaagaagagcgcgAGCAGACAGAGtctgaacttcatcagacgggttGTTTGAAGAAGAGCGCGAGCAGATGGAGTCTGTACTTCATCAGACGAATTATCTGAAGAAGAGCGTGAGCAGACGGAGTCTGAACTTCATCAAACGGGTTGTCTAAAGAAAAGCGTGAGTAGACAGAGTCTGAACGTCAGCAAATGGGTTGTTTGAAGAAGATCGCAAACAGACGGAGTCTAAACTTCATCAAAtgctctggtctgaagaagcattagcagacgtctaggcttcaacagacgctctagtctgaagaagcactagcagacgtctaggcttcaatAGAAGACTAAAGCAGCGCCTGCTCATCTTCTTTGCTCTTCGCCCGATAAGCGGTACACTACCACATCAGCACGCACAATAATCAACGGAATATTACCACATGTTAATATTCAGATTCGACTGTTGCATTAACTAATGCATCATTTATACAAACCTTCTAAAAAGCTCAATAGTCACACGTTATTCAGGTAGGGCTACGATACTCAAGTGCGACTACAACACTCAAGGAGAGCTACGCTACATCAGCACGCGAAGCTCTACAACACGTCATCATTGAATGCAAAACGGTTttgacttatatatatatatatatatatatatatatatatatatatatatggatctTAATCAAGAAGGGGTTGGATATGTTGGACACATTGCTGGACAAATTACCGTATTTATTCAAGATTACTCTCTCACTATCCTAAGTGTAATTCACATACACTGTACTTTCTACTAAGATAAGCTGAGAGAGAAATTGTTGTAATATATGTTAAGAATATTAAGCGTTGTAAGCTGAGCAGAGGGTGTATGTTCAATAGAGTGAAAGTTAGGAGTTCAGAACATGTATTGTTAAGTCCTGGGTTTCTGATCGAGCTTGTGTAGAGGCTATGCAAGTTAAAGTCTTCTAGTGTATCCTTCTGGTAacagaagaagggtgacgtaggggtttttatctccgaacatccataaacaacttcgTGTTCATTTCTTACTTTCTTATTCATTCTGCATCAatacgcttcaaatctagcgagttattccgcacttgaatctgatTCAAGAGTTCGCGAAGATTTGTCACGAGAATAGAAACAGTTCTTAACCTATAATAGGGTTAAACCGAATTGAAAGTCGATAGTCGTTCAACAACACTCAAACCCCATCGGTTGTTGTTGATGCCGATCCCAACAAAAGGTAAATCTAAACCTTTTGTGGGAACCTAGTAACCAAAGTCAATATTAGTGTTGAAATCTGGAAAGAATTATCCTTAGTCGATGGTTAGTAAAAACACtgaaaaatgtaaatgaatcatctacatatattgacaaaataataaaaattcataccaattatgtgagaataaatataaaagttcattcatatgaaaattaatatttgattgaaaaaatgaaaaataactcaaaatctgattatttaatctcatttacGGTTACAAAATTAACGGATACAGACTCAAGAAATTTCTTACTACTATAAGTCATGAATCATTAATATAATCGAAAGTTGTAAGCAACAAACGATCCACTATCAAGATCCACTATCAATTGGGAGTATTATTCCAACTATAAAAATCTAAGATACTAAAACCGATCTAACTAAACAAGATAATagattgaaaaaaatacaatattaagtCAAATCTAagtaatgaaaaaaaagataactcctttactaaataataaataaataaataaataaagtactTCCTCTATACTTTATTCTTGTAGAGTTCTTgagaaaaactaaaaattaatgcCTATAACctatctatattttaaaatattaagatattaattCTTTTTACATGTCTTCTCCAATATTTAAATCACATAGAAACAAacatatattatgaaattaGTAAGGTAGctacaaaattcaaaatttatctcaaatttGGTTTCTCTTCTCcacataatataaattgatcGTATGCATGTTATTCACAAATTAAAGATCACAAGTTACGAAATTGGCATAGCCATAACAAATAAAGacaaaaaatttacaaaaaaatcaaaaataactAAGGACAAACTTAAACCAGTCTCTATAGAAGATCATCATCGTCCTCAAGTAGGTTACATCAAAATGGAACCAGAAAACCAAAATCCATACTCCATTAACGTCGATTCCGACCTCAAAGCCACCGAATTCCGCCTCTTCTCCATTTCCTCCCCTCACATGAAAGCCTTTCATCTAGCTTGGTTCTCTCTCTTCGCCTGTTTCTTCTCCACTTTCTCCATCCCACCACTCCTCGCCGTCATCCGTCAAGACATAAACCTCTCCGATTCCGACATCGGCACCGCCGGAATCGCCTCCTTCCTCGGTTCCATCTTCTCACGTCTAGCCATGGGTCCAATCTGCGACTTCATCGGCCCACGCACCGCCTCCGCCGTCATCTCCATCCTCACCGCACCGGCAATCCTCTCAATGTCATTCGTCTCCACCGCAAAATCATTTATCCTCATCCGCTTCTTCATCGGTTTCTCACTCGCAAACTTCATCGCAAATCAATTCTGGATGAGTTGTATGTTCTCCGGCAACGTAGTCGGCTTAGCCAACGGCTTCGCCGCCGGTTGGGCCAACGTCGGCGGCGGTTTTACCCAACTTATAATGCCTTTAATTTACTCATTCATCTCCAATTTCTTAAACATCCCATCTTCTACCGCCTGGCGTATTTCCTTCATCTTCCCTGCAATCTTCCAAATTCTCACCGCCGTTTTAGTATTAACCTTCGGACAAGACCTGCCGGACGGAAAATACAAAAGACCACCAATTCGAAATTCAATCGATCCAATTAACAACAAAAGGGTAGTAATCGACGTTATCTTAAATGGGTTTTCAAATTACAGAGGATGGATATTGGGTTTGATATACGGATCATGTTTCGGCGTAGAATTAACTACCGACAACATACTAGCTGGGTATTTCTATAACCGGTTCGGCGTTGATGTAAAGGCGGCGGGGGCGATTGCGGCGAGTTTTGGGTTGATGAATTTAGTGTCAAGACCGGGTGGCGGTGTGATTTCAGATGAGATGGGGAGGCGATTTGGGATGAGAGGGAGATTATGGGGGTTGTGGATAGTATTAGCAATGGCCGGAGCGTTTTGCGTTTTGTTGGGAAGGGTAAACTCGTTATGGGGATCGGTTATAGTGATGTGTTTGTTTTCATTGTTTGTTCAAGCTGCTTCTGGTCTGACATTTGGTGTGGTTCCTTTTGTTTCTAAAAGGTAATTACAAGAAGAATTTGTAGCTTGAATGTttgatggattatttgaaaatagaattGTAATGAAAATAGTGTTTGTTGTGTAGGTCTTTGGGAGTGATATCTGGTATGACGGGATGTGGTGGGACGGTGGGAGCTGTGGTGACGCAATTGGTTCTGTTTTCAGGATCGCAGAAATTCTCGACACAAGAAGGAATTTCTTTAATGGGGATCTTTATGATTGCGTCATCTATGTCTATAGGTTTCATTTACTTTCCTCACTTGGGTGGAATGTTTTGTGCCCCTAATTCCCTCTACCCATCTGATCCAAACTACCATTTGCtccattaattatttgttattcaaaaaaattgtaGCATTTGGGCTGGCTGATGTTAATACTATAATTGGCACAGATTAGTCTTCTTGTCCACAAATAATTGTCATTTGAATAGAGAAAATGGTTTGGTTTAGTCCATTATTTTGGGAAGAggttgaaaaaaaatttaaacttgatttaagaaaaaaaaattatgtatagtACAAATGAATCAAtgtgaattttatgttttaagaattaaaaaaaaaaaagtaaatattgaattaaaattaagaaattagtataacttaaaaaaaaaatctgggTAAAGAAATTTGTCTTAGAGAAATTTGTCCCTAAGTAAATATTGTCATTCTTATACAAATGATGTCAAACTATTTAATGTAGATAAAATATtctgaaaaaaattaaaatatattcttaccacacatttttattatatatatattagcatgAATTGTATTTTcgtggataaaaatatatacggtatattatttatctataaatattagattaaatttaatgttaacatatattttatcttttcgaCACCCATTTAACCCTTCAATATACCTCTTTATCTTTAGGCAAATCACTCACTgaccataatcttgtgactcacactttttcatatacttatttatccctcgacaaatcactcaccaatcttagtctacctctcttttactctcacttcaacaaatcaacaatcaatttcAATTGATCATAGatctcttatccaacgtcaaaccaaccactaatcacCATTCGATctttatctcgtgacctcacactttcaaatactcgccaaaccacccactaattcgacatcacactcgacaattcacccaccacccgaccttcatctcgtgacctcacattttcaaatgctcgtcaaaccaaccactaattctgacctcacattCACAAACTACCCACCAttcgacctccatctcgtgacctcacaatttcaaatgctcgccaaaccaaccattaattccgacATCACATTTTCAGATGTCTCGTATCGTTTGTTTAAAATTGcgtcaccatatattatagtca from Impatiens glandulifera chromosome 9, dImpGla2.1, whole genome shotgun sequence includes the following:
- the LOC124915425 gene encoding high affinity nitrate transporter 2.7 → MEPENQNPYSINVDSDLKATEFRLFSISSPHMKAFHLAWFSLFACFFSTFSIPPLLAVIRQDINLSDSDIGTAGIASFLGSIFSRLAMGPICDFIGPRTASAVISILTAPAILSMSFVSTAKSFILIRFFIGFSLANFIANQFWMSCMFSGNVVGLANGFAAGWANVGGGFTQLIMPLIYSFISNFLNIPSSTAWRISFIFPAIFQILTAVLVLTFGQDLPDGKYKRPPIRNSIDPINNKRVVIDVILNGFSNYRGWILGLIYGSCFGVELTTDNILAGYFYNRFGVDVKAAGAIAASFGLMNLVSRPGGGVISDEMGRRFGMRGRLWGLWIVLAMAGAFCVLLGRVNSLWGSVIVMCLFSLFVQAASGLTFGVVPFVSKRSLGVISGMTGCGGTVGAVVTQLVLFSGSQKFSTQEGISLMGIFMIASSMSIGFIYFPHLGGMFCAPNSLYPSDPNYHLLH